From a region of the Fusobacteria bacterium ZRK30 genome:
- a CDS encoding type I restriction-modification system subunit M gives METTHKAELEKRLWAIANDLRGQMGADEFRDYILGLIFFKYLSEKIETYLDKELVEDEIKFREVKDKELLEDLQDEALDMLGFYLEPKYLFRNIVADAKEDKFILEELQSALREIEKSTMGSESEEDFSGLFEDLDLSSSKLGNSEKKKNELISKVLIHLGEIDFNLENTEIDVLGDAYEYLIGQFASGAGKKAGEFYTPQQVSKILAKLVTLGKDKIKSVYDPTCGSGSLLLRTSKESEVGHFYGQELNRTTYNLARMNMILHDVKFSDFDIKLDDTLEHPQHLDKKFEAIIANPPFSAKWNADNLKLSDERFSPYGKLAPKTKADFAFVQHMIHHLDENGTMAVVLPHGVLFRGAGEGMIRKFLIEERNYLDAVIGLPANIFYGTSIPTCILVLKKCRERDDSILFVDASGKDCFEKAKNQNYLRDSDVDTIIETYKERKEKEKFSHLASLDEVRENDYNLNIPRYVDTFEEEEEVDLEKVADEIIKIDEDMKAIDEEIKKYCEELGIKAPMV, from the coding sequence ATGGAAACAACACATAAAGCAGAATTGGAAAAAAGGTTATGGGCAATAGCTAATGATCTGAGAGGACAAATGGGAGCAGATGAATTTCGTGATTATATCTTGGGGTTAATATTTTTTAAATATTTATCTGAAAAGATAGAGACATATCTGGATAAAGAATTAGTAGAAGATGAGATTAAATTTAGAGAGGTAAAAGACAAGGAATTATTGGAGGATCTGCAAGATGAAGCCCTGGATATGTTAGGATTTTATTTAGAACCTAAATATCTATTTAGAAATATAGTGGCTGATGCCAAGGAAGATAAATTTATATTGGAAGAACTCCAAAGTGCACTTAGAGAGATAGAAAAATCAACTATGGGAAGTGAGAGTGAGGAGGATTTTTCTGGATTATTTGAAGATTTGGATCTGTCTTCATCAAAATTAGGAAACTCTGAAAAAAAGAAAAATGAACTTATCTCAAAGGTATTAATTCATTTAGGAGAGATTGATTTTAACCTTGAAAACACTGAAATAGACGTTTTGGGAGATGCCTATGAGTATCTGATAGGTCAGTTTGCAAGTGGGGCAGGAAAGAAGGCAGGGGAATTTTATACACCTCAACAAGTATCAAAGATATTAGCTAAATTGGTAACATTGGGAAAAGACAAGATAAAGTCAGTTTATGATCCTACCTGTGGATCTGGTTCATTATTACTTAGAACATCTAAGGAAAGTGAAGTGGGACATTTTTACGGTCAGGAATTAAATAGAACTACATACAATCTGGCTCGTATGAATATGATATTACATGACGTTAAATTTAGTGATTTTGACATTAAATTAGATGATACTCTGGAACACCCACAACATCTGGATAAGAAGTTTGAAGCAATTATTGCAAACCCCCCTTTCTCTGCAAAATGGAATGCTGATAATCTAAAATTATCCGATGAGAGATTTAGTCCCTATGGAAAGTTAGCACCTAAAACAAAGGCAGACTTTGCATTTGTACAACATATGATTCACCACTTAGACGAGAATGGAACTATGGCTGTGGTATTGCCTCACGGGGTATTATTTAGAGGAGCAGGAGAAGGAATGATAAGAAAGTTCCTAATCGAAGAAAGAAACTACCTAGACGCAGTAATTGGCCTTCCTGCTAATATATTTTATGGGACATCTATTCCAACTTGTATCCTGGTACTAAAAAAATGCAGAGAAAGGGATGACAGTATTTTATTTGTAGATGCAAGTGGAAAAGATTGTTTTGAAAAAGCTAAGAATCAAAATTATTTGAGAGATTCTGATGTAGATACAATTATTGAAACATATAAAGAAAGAAAGGAAAAAGAAAAATTCTCACATTTAGCCAGCTTAGATGAGGTAAGGGAAAATGACTATAATCTAAATATCCCAAGGTATGTAGATACTTTTGAAGAGGAAGAGGAAGTAGACCTGGAAAAAGTGGCAGATGAGATAATAAAGATAGATGAAGATATGAAGGCTATAGATGAAGAGATCAAGAAATACTGTGAAGAGCTTGGAATAAAAGCTCCAATGGTTTAA
- a CDS encoding restriction endonuclease subunit S, giving the protein MKKLQPELRFKEFSGDWEEKKLGEVSKNTMYGMNSSAIKYDGKHKYIRITDINENSRKFSPRPLSSPDGNIEEKFKLIENDILFTRTGASVGKTYIYNKEDGDLYFAGFLIKFNIDKANSKFIFNSTLKEKYNKWVSIMSMRSGQPGINAEEYKSLRLNLPTISEQEKIANFLSSMDEKIQKLEGKKEKLGEYKKGIMQKVFSQEIRFKDEDGQSFPDWEEKKLGEIAHIKRGASPRPITDPKWFSDKKEVGWVRISDVSKSNKYLKETLQYLSDEGIKKSRYIEPENMIMSICATIGKPIYTTFPVCIHDGFIVFDKLQSNKEYLYYFLQMIQKRWYRYGQPGTQVNLNSDIVSSEKIPYPCLEEQEKIADFLSSMDEKIEKVKGEIDRMEEFKKGLLQGMFV; this is encoded by the coding sequence ATGAAAAAATTACAACCAGAATTAAGGTTTAAAGAATTTAGTGGGGACTGGGAAGAAAAGAAGTTAGGAGAAGTTTCAAAAAATACAATGTACGGAATGAATAGTTCTGCTATTAAATATGATGGGAAACACAAATATATAAGAATAACAGATATAAATGAGAATTCAAGAAAATTTTCTCCTAGACCTTTAAGTTCTCCTGATGGAAATATTGAAGAAAAATTTAAGTTAATAGAAAATGATATTTTATTTACTAGAACTGGGGCTAGTGTAGGAAAAACATATATATATAATAAAGAAGATGGAGATTTATATTTTGCAGGGTTTTTAATTAAATTTAATATTGATAAAGCAAATTCTAAATTTATATTTAATTCAACATTAAAAGAGAAATATAATAAATGGGTATCAATAATGTCTATGAGATCAGGACAACCAGGAATAAATGCAGAAGAATATAAGAGTTTAAGATTAAATTTACCAACTATCTCAGAACAAGAAAAAATAGCTAATTTTCTCTCATCTATGGATGAAAAAATTCAGAAATTAGAGGGAAAAAAGGAGAAGCTAGGAGAATATAAGAAGGGAATAATGCAGAAGGTCTTTTCACAGGAGATTAGGTTTAAAGATGAGGATGGTCAAAGTTTTCCTGATTGGGAGGAGAAGAAGTTAGGAGAAATAGCCCATATAAAAAGAGGTGCTTCACCTAGACCTATAACTGATCCCAAATGGTTTTCTGATAAAAAAGAAGTCGGATGGGTTAGAATATCTGATGTTAGTAAATCCAATAAATACCTCAAAGAAACATTACAATATCTTTCGGATGAGGGAATTAAAAAAAGCAGATATATTGAACCTGAAAATATGATTATGAGTATTTGTGCAACTATTGGAAAGCCAATTTATACAACTTTTCCAGTATGTATTCATGATGGATTTATAGTGTTTGATAAATTACAATCAAATAAGGAATATTTATATTATTTTCTACAAATGATACAAAAAAGATGGTATAGATATGGTCAACCCGGTACTCAAGTAAACTTAAATTCCGATATAGTTTCATCAGAAAAAATACCTTATCCTTGCCTTGAAGAACAAGAAAAAATAGCTGATTTTTTATCTTCTATGGATGAAAAGATCGAGAAGGTTAAGGGAGAGATAGATAGGATGGAGGAGTTTAAGAAGGGATTGTTGCAAGGGATGTTTGTGTAG
- a CDS encoding tyrosine-type recombinase/integrase gives MSKNPNTKEDKREILFKNYNFSDKLEKFLARLKRNSKKKLTSITLRNYETWINVFLAYVRKTKKGVSQEENAAIIENLKIVSNGYIDHMVKEGKKATTINHYIGALNMLLDYSKVKELDVYEEVPDGEEDELYKVARVKEDLNITLSDDKVMQNGDYLKLLEVASEDKRALAIFSFLYDSGARISEALQIKVEDLVRDHQGLEATIQRKGGGTRDVDFSNHAIKYLEDYLKETGRSLNSIGPIFTNKRTGEGLIDKTIHKIIKKYARLTGLPTSKFFCHSFRKSYARNLYDNGDGLDITEVQGALGHKRISTTQLYLRKSNSDIRERKREQKRKKWLQTISKKYLGDKEKLQIIKLLADNPKITQKALGEKLSVTSTTFNRKFGEFVKNIKKDLDL, from the coding sequence ATGTCAAAAAATCCCAATACGAAGGAAGACAAGAGAGAGATTTTATTTAAAAATTACAATTTCAGCGATAAATTAGAAAAATTTTTAGCCAGGTTAAAAAGAAATTCAAAAAAGAAACTGACATCTATAACTTTGAGGAATTATGAGACATGGATAAATGTATTTTTAGCTTATGTAAGAAAAACTAAAAAAGGGGTCTCCCAGGAGGAAAATGCTGCTATAATAGAAAATCTAAAAATAGTATCCAATGGATACATTGATCATATGGTAAAGGAAGGTAAAAAAGCTACTACCATCAACCACTATATAGGCGCTTTAAATATGTTACTGGATTATTCCAAAGTAAAAGAATTGGATGTCTATGAAGAAGTTCCAGATGGAGAAGAAGATGAACTTTATAAGGTGGCCAGAGTGAAGGAAGATCTCAACATTACTTTATCAGATGATAAGGTCATGCAGAATGGAGATTACTTAAAATTATTGGAAGTGGCCAGTGAGGATAAAAGAGCATTAGCTATATTTTCATTTCTCTATGACTCCGGGGCTAGGATATCGGAAGCTTTACAAATCAAGGTAGAAGACTTGGTTAGAGATCATCAAGGACTAGAGGCTACTATCCAAAGAAAAGGTGGCGGTACTAGAGACGTGGATTTTTCTAATCACGCTATTAAATATCTGGAAGATTATCTGAAAGAAACAGGACGGTCCCTAAATAGTATAGGACCTATCTTTACCAATAAAAGAACTGGAGAAGGTCTTATCGATAAGACTATTCATAAGATCATCAAGAAATATGCAAGGCTCACAGGTTTACCTACCTCGAAATTTTTCTGCCACTCATTTAGAAAATCTTATGCAAGAAATCTCTATGATAATGGGGATGGGCTAGACATAACTGAGGTGCAAGGAGCATTAGGACATAAAAGAATAAGCACTACACAATTATATCTTAGAAAGAGTAATTCAGATATAAGGGAGAGAAAAAGAGAACAAAAAAGGAAAAAATGGCTTCAAACTATCAGTAAAAAATATTTAGGAGATAAAGAAAAATTACAGATAATTAAACTACTGGCAGATAATCCAAAAATAACCCAGAAGGCATTAGGTGAAAAATTAAGTGTCACCAGTACAACATTCAACAGAAAATTTGGCGAATTTGTAAAAAATATAAAAAAAGATTTAGATCTTTAA